The genomic region TCGCTATAGGTGCATCATTTTTATGAGCTTTCTTGCGGTTGGTTCGTGCAAGACGACGTCGGTATTGCAAACAACTTCCGGTCCGATGCAGGGGTCGATCCACTCGTATAACGGATCCGACGTCTACCAGTTCATTGGCATACCGTACGCTGCGCCACCGGTACGCGAATTGCGCTTTATGAAACCGGTACCTCCGACAGCCTGGAACTCAACATTCACGGCGGAAAGGTTTCCGCCGTCATGTATGCAGTACTTGTTTGAGAACGATAGGTGGCTAATTCCGAAAGAAAGTCAGAATATTTCCGAAGACTGTCTGTACATGAATATCTATGTACCTAGAGCGACATCATCGGCTGAACCGAAGGCTGTTATGATTTGGATACACGGAGGAGGTTTTACCGCGGGACAAGGATCCATTTTTGATGCCTCGTACATAGCGCTGAGAGGTGACGTCATAGTTGTTACGTTCAATTACAGGCTGGGCTTATTTGGATTTCTCTCCACAGAGGATACTAATGCACGGGGTAATTATGGAATATGGGACCAGGTCGCGGCGATCAAATGGGTCAGCGAAAACATTGCGAATTTCGGCGGCGATAATTCTAAGGTTTGCATATTCGGAGAGTCCGCTGGTGGTAACAGTGTGGGGTTACATACGATCATACAAGAGAATAGGGGGCGGATACATCGAGCGATTTCGGAAAGCGGTGCCGTTTACAGTCCGCGGGCGGTCGCCGAGCAGTCGCAGACCGTGGCTCGCCGGGCTGCGGAAATGTTGAACTGCTCGACGAGAAGCACGAAGGATATAGTCGAATGTCTGCGGACGGTTCCCGCCGGCGATTTGCTTAAGGTTCAGGGTGCCGCCAGCGCGCTCAGCAATCAATCCGGCGAGTCATTTGTAAACCACATGGGTCCAGTGGTCGACGGTGATTTAATAATTGATCATCCTGTCGAGATTCTAAAAAATCGCAGCTCCGAAG from Dreissena polymorpha isolate Duluth1 chromosome 5, UMN_Dpol_1.0, whole genome shotgun sequence harbors:
- the LOC127882441 gene encoding liver carboxylesterase 1F-like, which codes for MLFVMATSTLSRCIIFMSFLAVGSCKTTSVLQTTSGPMQGSIHSYNGSDVYQFIGIPYAAPPVRELRFMKPVPPTAWNSTFTAERFPPSCMQYLFENDRWLIPKESQNISEDCLYMNIYVPRATSSAEPKAVMIWIHGGGFTAGQGSIFDASYIALRGDVIVVTFNYRLGLFGFLSTEDTNARGNYGIWDQVAAIKWVSENIANFGGDNSKVCIFGESAGGNSVGLHTIIQENRGRIHRAISESGAVYSPRAVAEQSQTVARRAAEMLNCSTRSTKDIVECLRTVPAGDLLKVQGAASALSNQSGESFVNHMGPVVDGDLIIDHPVEILKNRSSEGFKFFQTLDILAGTNIAEGGLMYWPLMKYQHQYHYNISEGVPAGVLCDVVATAAAEEYAVSTRGLIKDAVCKQYTVRDGSLAEQGRSTVDVYADLQFFIPTVQTLDAHYTPEKVGRSFQYIFTHQPSFTWIRERPPWLIGANHAGELPFVFGLDAMYPPTHEKPRAERKLSESIMTYWTNFAKTGTPNGDPSLPIWPDYEPTTSAYMNLSLDLGSGVHLFSDRVHFWTRVVPDITSTVIEGQTDCACTIALGLFVSIYVAFATGFVMWL